One region of Nothobranchius furzeri strain GRZ-AD chromosome 16, NfurGRZ-RIMD1, whole genome shotgun sequence genomic DNA includes:
- the LOC107387480 gene encoding zinc metalloproteinase-disintegrin-like protein H4 subunit A, translating to MIHGTVTVTGQETGHDELTVNMFPWLVWVCFAQTSGLLSHVQQYEVVRPQRHQERRTRSLLKDQLYPEKVQYDLKIEGRNHTINLEKNRNLIGERYIETVYSEDGKRMTGSPSQEHCFYHGHVQDQVNSSVSVGICSGIRGFLRVQQQVYMIEPLGRTDDEDHAVYRWEHLKVGGQLGCGPSSLLYDQNQNHNQDRAPQHAGLFTSRSWNTKPLPGPERFVELVVVVDNTEYKLYGKETKSRILGVVNHMDKLYRPLNIHIVLVGLDIWSYKDYIHVDEKPETTLDNFLLWRKAELLPRMKHDNAQFVTGKKFANGTVGLANKFAMCTENSAGVSQDHMSNPLGLASTIAHEMGHNFGLSHDSAGCVCGPFQSSTNCVMTEKLETANQAFPEFFSNCSLQQLSEFMARAQPSCLHQPILVRTIAAGPLCGNGLLDPREECDCGTEQECDNPCCDASTCRLTEGSECAHGQCCEQCKLKASGTVCRGSAGDCDLPEYCTGESQDCPEDSFEMNGKGCYNHMSGFCYDGQCPSLHQHCWRLFGDGAKIGPDFCFNLNRQGMEGTNCGGNKSRFIPCSSSNLKCGSIFCTGGGESITGKRAGYTMFGVECKVAVEDDKSRNIDMVPSGTVCGTNKVCLGNRCVDVSVFGKKEECAKKCNNNGVCNHKNQCHCDPGWAPPYCEIKYADLHKGRSMNVAGVCAAVSTLLVILLLIVGLLYCKKNNIKGYISRRKKKSAPRKLNPKFQATCVKERPEIGQPTLVESTVSLINSPLVLPVVPSRPAPPQTGSPLVTKHQKQDIVLLQPPRKPTSLASTCESESSKESKPSLPPVPPVKPSPLLIPRIKPSPPAPPRPPAKPQLHRLM from the exons ATGATTCACGGCACAGTAACGGTAACGGGACAGGAGACCGGACACGACGAGCTCACGGTGAACATGTTCCCGTGGCTGGTCTGGG tttgtttCGCACAGACTTCAGGCCTGTTGTCTCATGTGCAACAATATGAGGTTGTTCGACCTCAAAGACATCAAGAGAGACGAACCAGGAGTCTTCTGAAGGACCAG CTTTATCCCGAGAAAGTTCAGTACGACTTGAAAATCGAAGGGAGAAACCACACCATTAACCTGGAAAAAAACAG GAATCTAATAGGGGAACGCTACATAGAAACAGTTTATTCTGAAGATGGTAAAAGGATGACAGGATCGCCAAGTCAG GAACACTGTTTCTACCATGGGCACGTCCAAGACCAGGTGAACTCCTCCGTCAGTGTGGGGATCTGTTCAGGCATCAG AGGCTTCCTGAGAGTCCAGCAGCAGGTTTACATGATAGAACCTCTGGGACGAACTGATGATGAAGATCATGCAGTTTATCGATGGGAGCATCTGAAGGTCGGCGGCCAGCTTGGCTGTGGCCCCTCCTCCTTGCTGtatgaccagaaccagaaccacaacCAGGACCGGGCCCCTCAGCATGCTGGCCTCTTCACGTCCAGATCATGG AATACTAAACCTCTGCCGGGTCCTGAGAGGTTTGTTGAGctggttgtggtggtggacaacacCGAG TACAAACTTTATGGGAAAGAGACTAAGTCTCGTATCCTTGGAGTTGTGAATCACATGGATAAG CTTTACCGCCCCCTGAACATCCACATAGTGCTGGTGGGTCTGGACATCTGGTCGTACAAAGATTACATCCATGTGGATGAAAAGCCAGAAACCACCTTGGATAATTTCCTGTTGTGGCGTAAAGCTGAGCTCCTGCCGAGGATGAAGCACGACAACGCTCAGTTTGTGAC GGGTAAAAAATTTGCCAATGGCACAGTTGGACTAGCAAATAAGTTTGCCATGTGCACAGAAAACTCAGCTGGAGTCAGTCag GACCACATGAGCAACCCTCTGGGCCTTGCCTCCACCATTGCCCATGAGATGGGACACAACTTTGGTTTATCCCATGACTCCGCAGGCTGTGTGTGTGGTCCGTTCCAAAGCAGCACAAATTGTGTGATGACTGAAAAGCTCGA AACAGCAAATCAAGCATTTCCTGAGTTTTTTAGCAACTGCAGCTTGCAGCAGCTCTCTGAATTCATGGCCCGAGCTCAGCCCAGCTGCCTCCACCAACCCATCCTGGTCAGAACCATCGCTGCGGGCCCCCTCTGCGGGAACGGCCTGCTGGATCCCAGAGAGGAGTGTGACTGTGGCACAGAGCAG gaATGTGACAATCCATGTTGTGATGCGTCAACATGTCGCCTAACTGAAGGATCTGAGTGTGCTCATGGACAGTGCTGTGAGCAGTGCAAG CTTAAAGCTTCGGGCACAGTGTGCAGGGGTTCTGCAGGGGACTGTGACTTGCCTGAGTACTGCACCGGAGAATCACAGGACTGTCCAGAAGATAGTTTTGAGATGAACGGCAAAGGCTGTTACAACCACATGTCAGGTTTCTGCTACGACGGCCAATGTCCCAGCCTGCATCAGCACTGCTGGAGGCTGTTTGGAGACG GAGCCAAAATTGGGCCTGATTTTTGTTTCAACCTGAACAGACAGGGTATGGAAGGAACCAACTGTGGTGGAAACAAATCCCGCTTCATTCCCTGTTCTTCCTC GAATCTGAAGTGTGGGTCCATATTTTGCACAGGAGGAGGTGAGTCGATAACTGGTAAACGTGCAGGATATACCATGTTTGGTGTGGAATGCAAAGTGGCTGTGGAGGATGATAAGAGCAGAAACATCGACATGGTACCATCAGGAACTGTATGTGGAACAAATAAG GTTTGTCTTGGCAACAGATGTGTGGATGTTTCAGTTTTTGGTAAGAAGGAAGAATGTGCAAAGAAATGCAACAACAATGGG gTGTGTAATCACAAGAATCAATGCCACTGTGATCCGGGCTGGGCTCCACCTTACTGTGAAATCAAATATGCTGATTTACATAAAG gtcgGAGTATGAACGTAGCTGGAGTGTGTGCAGCTGTCTCCACCCTCCTGGTGATCCTCCTGCTGATAGTTGGGCTGCTGTACTGCAAAAAGAACAACATCAAGGGCTACATCTCCAGAAG GAAAAAGAAATCTGCTCCCAGGAAGCTGAACCCAAAGTTCCAGGCAACGTGTGTCAAAGAAAGACCTGAGATCGGCCAGCCCACTCTGGTGGAGTCCACAGTGTCTCTGATCAACAGCCCTCTGGTTCTCCCTGTGGTGCCCAGCAGACCTGCTCCACCTCAGACTGGGTCACCGTTAGTTACAAAACACCAAAAACAGGACATCGTTCTTCTTCAGCCTCCTCGGAAACCAACTTCATTAGCATCCACCTGCGAATCCGAGTCG agTAAAGAATCCAAACCGAGTCTTCCACCAGTCCCACCAGTGAAACCCAGCCCTCTGCTGATTCCTAGAATCAAACCgagtcctcctgctcctcctcggcCCCCGGCGAAGCCTCAACTCCATAGACTCATGTGA